A DNA window from Amycolatopsis sp. DSM 110486 contains the following coding sequences:
- a CDS encoding phosphodiester glycosidase family protein — MKRSRRSSAVVAALLAGSVVTSGAAGTAEAATPKPWLPATPTNWSLVVDQTKTTPVTVTRGVTQYSETYDTVGGRQHTQVLDVNLGDPNVRLGVVEAGDVITNPADETVSSMAARTHAVAGVNGDFFEINASGRPLGGVITNGKLLKSPRPNFNAQLGVRADGTMVLGPQTFSGSVTDGATSTPLTSVNVVNDVASGGITEITPDLGGATALPASTLALGHETKTGTFVVDSVQTGVTAAPALAKGQLGLLGGGAGGTWLSTTVHSGDSVSVTADTGGLKQLLSGSTMLVRDGAVYNDPTGNPPGGVNPETVVGVSKDGKHTIIATLDGRLGASAALGVTPAQVAGYMVAHGAYNAVLFDGGGSTEMAARKPGDPAVSVMNNPSDGHERPVANGLFLYSTEQAPGFARTMVVNGGKGVDTVPGATVPVPAFGLDSLGNPAREKASVQVVPSTLGSWKDGQFTAGHAGTGVLIARAGIAVSVQPLRVVDRLGSLQISPTDPELNNGGTQTFTLSGSTSTGTAVAIPAAAASWSVSDASLGSVDKSGVFTADAVNSGLEKVTAKVGGATATATVAIGSVSQELNDFSDPAAWSLRNTTGQPATMVAAPGVVPPGSTASASTQLTYTMPAGSGVKQLVLSPKSTITAGANTSGQNPTGIGVWVKGDGTGIQLAESYIGIDGATTTLYPTTVTWQDWRLAIATLPPGLNFPLRISFVDFLTINPSQTTSGTLNVSGLQALYSPRPLVTPPYQAIPQNPSWLKFSENAADFSRSGSTMLLGDDAHMVASDPGSASSNVMDTIKGRLPTLPSQARPSSVQALGDMSDDGAVADLQYAQQKIAALGVPYHDVVGNHEISQGVLPENGNFAQVFGATHYQYKAGDAQVIVTDNAHGSLQSSDAFQSPAEAQYPWLVKQLTDASSQTVLVTTHMPAYDPHPVANSQFSDRWEARMYVRLVQRYQQTHPDKHVVMVYGHARGFADQVIDPLGNPTSPAAGGIPQLTIADLGMPAYAPSDEGGIYHFVLLHTARGDVQFSVEPVLSSIAVTVPAASLRVGASVSASATGAEVGGDNLPTATMPIADPASHVWSSSDTRVASVDAVTGKVTARRAGTVTISVTSGGVTGSAQLTVTR; from the coding sequence TTGAAACGCAGTCGAAGAAGCAGCGCGGTGGTCGCCGCGCTGCTCGCGGGAAGCGTGGTCACCTCCGGGGCCGCCGGAACGGCGGAGGCGGCGACACCGAAGCCGTGGCTGCCGGCCACTCCCACGAACTGGAGCCTCGTCGTCGACCAGACGAAGACGACGCCGGTGACCGTCACGCGCGGCGTGACCCAGTACTCCGAGACCTACGACACCGTCGGCGGCCGCCAGCACACCCAGGTGCTCGACGTGAACCTCGGTGACCCGAACGTACGCCTCGGCGTGGTCGAAGCCGGCGACGTGATCACCAACCCGGCCGACGAGACGGTGAGCTCGATGGCCGCCCGCACCCACGCGGTGGCCGGCGTCAACGGCGACTTCTTCGAGATCAACGCCAGCGGCCGCCCGCTCGGCGGTGTGATCACGAACGGCAAGCTACTCAAGAGCCCGCGCCCGAACTTCAACGCGCAGCTCGGCGTGCGCGCCGACGGCACGATGGTGCTCGGCCCGCAGACGTTCTCCGGCTCGGTCACCGACGGTGCCACGAGCACTCCCCTGACCTCTGTCAACGTTGTCAACGACGTCGCGTCCGGCGGCATCACCGAGATCACCCCCGACCTCGGCGGCGCGACGGCTCTCCCGGCGAGCACGCTCGCGCTCGGGCACGAGACGAAGACGGGCACGTTCGTCGTCGACTCCGTGCAGACGGGCGTCACCGCGGCGCCGGCCCTGGCGAAGGGCCAGCTCGGCCTCCTCGGCGGCGGCGCGGGCGGCACGTGGCTGTCGACCACTGTCCACAGTGGAGACTCGGTGTCGGTCACGGCCGACACCGGCGGCCTCAAGCAGCTGCTGTCCGGCTCGACCATGCTGGTGCGCGACGGCGCGGTCTACAACGACCCGACCGGCAACCCGCCGGGCGGCGTCAACCCCGAGACCGTGGTCGGCGTGAGCAAGGACGGCAAGCACACGATCATCGCCACGCTCGACGGGCGCCTCGGTGCGAGCGCGGCACTGGGCGTTACGCCGGCGCAGGTCGCGGGCTACATGGTGGCCCACGGCGCGTACAACGCCGTGCTCTTCGACGGCGGCGGCTCCACCGAGATGGCCGCCCGCAAGCCGGGTGACCCCGCCGTTTCGGTGATGAACAACCCGTCGGACGGCCACGAGCGGCCCGTCGCCAACGGCCTGTTCCTCTACTCGACCGAGCAGGCCCCCGGCTTCGCGCGCACGATGGTCGTGAACGGCGGCAAGGGCGTGGACACGGTGCCCGGCGCGACCGTGCCGGTCCCCGCGTTCGGCCTCGACTCGCTCGGCAACCCCGCGCGCGAGAAGGCGTCCGTGCAGGTCGTGCCCTCGACGCTCGGTTCGTGGAAGGACGGCCAGTTCACCGCGGGCCACGCGGGCACCGGCGTGCTGATCGCCCGCGCGGGCATCGCGGTCTCCGTGCAGCCGCTGCGGGTCGTCGACCGGCTCGGGTCGTTGCAGATCTCCCCCACCGACCCGGAACTGAACAACGGTGGCACGCAGACGTTCACCTTGTCCGGCTCGACGTCCACGGGCACCGCGGTCGCCATCCCCGCCGCCGCGGCTTCGTGGTCGGTGAGCGACGCGTCGCTCGGCAGCGTCGACAAGTCCGGTGTCTTCACGGCGGACGCGGTGAACTCGGGCCTGGAGAAGGTGACGGCGAAGGTCGGCGGCGCCACAGCGACCGCGACCGTGGCCATCGGCAGCGTGTCGCAGGAGCTCAACGACTTCAGCGACCCGGCCGCGTGGAGCCTGCGCAACACCACGGGCCAGCCGGCCACGATGGTCGCCGCGCCGGGCGTCGTCCCGCCGGGATCGACGGCTTCGGCCTCGACGCAGCTGACGTACACGATGCCCGCGGGCTCCGGCGTGAAGCAGCTCGTGCTGTCGCCGAAGTCCACGATCACGGCCGGCGCCAACACCAGCGGTCAGAACCCGACCGGCATCGGCGTGTGGGTGAAGGGCGACGGCACCGGCATCCAGCTGGCCGAGTCGTACATCGGCATCGACGGTGCCACCACCACGCTGTACCCGACCACGGTGACGTGGCAGGACTGGCGCCTGGCCATCGCGACGCTGCCGCCGGGGCTGAACTTCCCGCTGCGGATCAGCTTCGTCGACTTCCTCACGATCAACCCGAGCCAGACGACGTCGGGCACGCTGAACGTGAGCGGTCTGCAGGCGCTGTACTCACCGCGTCCGCTGGTCACGCCGCCGTACCAGGCGATTCCGCAGAACCCGTCGTGGCTGAAGTTCTCGGAGAACGCCGCGGACTTCTCGCGTTCGGGCTCGACGATGCTGCTGGGCGACGACGCGCACATGGTGGCGAGCGACCCGGGTTCGGCTTCTTCGAACGTCATGGACACCATCAAGGGCCGGCTGCCGACGTTGCCTTCACAGGCACGGCCGTCTTCGGTGCAGGCACTGGGTGACATGTCGGACGACGGCGCGGTCGCCGACCTGCAGTACGCGCAGCAGAAGATCGCCGCGCTGGGCGTGCCGTACCACGACGTGGTGGGCAACCACGAGATCAGCCAGGGCGTGCTGCCGGAGAACGGCAACTTCGCCCAGGTCTTCGGCGCCACGCACTACCAGTACAAGGCCGGCGACGCGCAGGTGATCGTCACCGACAACGCGCACGGCAGCCTGCAGTCGTCGGACGCGTTCCAGTCGCCCGCCGAGGCGCAGTACCCGTGGCTGGTCAAGCAGCTCACGGACGCCTCGTCGCAGACCGTGCTGGTGACCACGCACATGCCGGCGTACGACCCGCACCCGGTGGCCAACAGCCAGTTCAGCGACCGGTGGGAAGCGCGCATGTACGTGCGGCTGGTGCAGCGCTACCAGCAGACGCACCCGGACAAGCACGTGGTGATGGTCTACGGCCACGCGCGCGGGTTCGCCGATCAGGTCATCGACCCGCTGGGCAACCCGACGTCGCCGGCCGCCGGCGGTATCCCGCAGCTGACGATCGCGGACCTCGGCATGCCGGCGTACGCGCCTTCGGACGAGGGCGGCATCTACCACTTCGTGCTGCTGCACACCGCTCGTGGTGACGTGCAGTTCTCGGTGGAGCCGGTGCTGTCGTCGATCGCGGTGACGGTGCCCGCTGCTTCGCTGCGGGTCGGTGCTTCGGTCAGTGCTTCCGCCACGGGCGCCGAGGTCGGCGGGGACAACCTCCCCACGGCCACCATGCCGATCGCCGATCCGGCTTCGCACGTGTGGTCGTCGAGCGACACTCGCGTCGCTTCGGTGGACGCTGTGACGGGGAAGGTCACGGCTCGCCGCGCGGGCACCGTGACGATCTCGGTGACCAGCGGTGGCGTGACGGGGTCGGCTCAGCTGACCGTCACCCGCTGA
- a CDS encoding WxL protein peptidoglycan domain-containing protein produces the protein MRSTLTRALAAVLLAAGFAATTALPAAAQDTASQDTASQDTAPWAVSTADNEFGADRVNYSYTAQAGEQVHDGLKVVNNGTAPLELAVYTADAFTRPDGQVDLLAHDKKSVGVGAWARAASDHLKLGPGESADVPFTVAVPAGTKAGDFLGGIVTSVQQGTVERRLGIRIRLRVGGDLAPALSVEDAHVDYSGTANPFGTGDATLSYTLHNTGNAIAAARQSASVSSLFGAWTTPAAAIPDSPQLLRGETWQVSVPVHGVVPGVRVAADVSITPLLPDASGSVAPLAVVTGSAGGWAVPWTLLVVLVLLVLVVVFVVRRLRKRRVGDDGSPAELPSETPETVTPDSAESKKAESETAESETAVS, from the coding sequence ATGCGTTCCACGCTCACCCGCGCGCTCGCCGCCGTGCTGCTCGCCGCCGGGTTCGCCGCCACCACGGCGCTGCCGGCCGCCGCGCAGGACACCGCTTCTCAGGACACGGCTTCTCAGGACACCGCGCCCTGGGCCGTCAGCACCGCGGACAACGAGTTCGGTGCCGACCGCGTCAACTACAGCTACACCGCCCAGGCGGGGGAGCAGGTGCACGACGGCCTCAAGGTCGTCAACAACGGCACCGCGCCGCTGGAGCTGGCCGTGTACACAGCGGACGCGTTCACCCGGCCCGACGGGCAGGTCGACCTCCTCGCGCACGACAAGAAGTCGGTCGGCGTCGGCGCGTGGGCGCGCGCGGCGAGCGACCACCTGAAGCTGGGGCCCGGCGAATCGGCCGACGTGCCCTTCACGGTCGCCGTTCCCGCCGGCACCAAGGCCGGTGACTTCCTGGGCGGGATCGTCACGTCGGTGCAGCAGGGCACTGTCGAGCGCCGCCTCGGCATCCGCATCCGCCTGCGCGTGGGCGGTGACCTGGCGCCCGCGCTGTCCGTCGAGGACGCGCACGTCGACTACTCGGGCACGGCGAACCCGTTCGGCACGGGTGACGCCACGCTGTCCTACACCCTGCACAACACCGGCAACGCCATCGCCGCCGCGCGGCAGAGCGCGTCGGTCTCCAGCTTGTTCGGCGCCTGGACCACCCCGGCCGCCGCGATTCCGGACTCGCCGCAGCTACTGCGGGGGGAGACGTGGCAGGTTTCGGTGCCCGTCCACGGTGTGGTTCCGGGGGTGCGCGTGGCCGCCGACGTCTCGATCACGCCGCTGCTCCCGGACGCGTCCGGCTCCGTCGCGCCGCTCGCCGTGGTGACGGGCTCGGCCGGTGGCTGGGCGGTTCCGTGGACGTTGCTGGTCGTGCTGGTTTTGCTGGTGCTCGTTGTTGTTTTCGTGGTTCGGCGGCTGCGCAAGCGCCGAGTGGGCGACGACGGGAGCCCGGCTGAGCTCCCCTCTGAAACACCCGAAACCGTGACGCCCGACAGTGCTGAATCCAAGAAGGCCGAGTCCGAAACCGCCGAGTCCGAAACCGCTGTGTCCTAA
- a CDS encoding amidase, with the protein MSSPAAVDESLCYLPAEEALRRFKDRTLAPSELMAAVIDRCEEVNPHVNAITNRFYDQARQQAADADQRYRDGTARPLEGIPFAVKELHPVKGVTTSWGSKIFEGVEADHTLPAMQRMFDAGAIMHIRTTTPEFAHAGHCHSPLYGITRNPWNLDFSSGGSSGGSSVAVATGMALLAGGDDGGGSLRMPASSCGIVGYKAPFGRNPSALLDTMFEAIVHVGVLGRTVGDVALAQNVVSGQHPDDITTLRERVTIPAGPGSVAGLRIAYSPDLGYVEVDTEVARKTEEAVAKLAEAGAVVEQVDLGWNESTYDAWVTHWQGLFAAIAGDHVPQWQYKMDPFVRHLILQGRQLDHVRVKKTELVRTEMWTKLSAVFADYDLMVCPTQAVPAPAANHQNDDKSFTVNGKPVDAYLAWALTYPFNLLSQLPVLTVPSGVSSSGVPTGLQIVGKPYHDEAVFSAAKAFEAVAPWAQRHPNL; encoded by the coding sequence ATGAGCAGCCCCGCCGCTGTTGACGAGTCCCTCTGTTACCTGCCCGCCGAAGAAGCCCTGCGCCGGTTCAAGGATCGCACCCTCGCGCCCAGCGAGCTCATGGCCGCCGTGATCGACCGCTGCGAAGAGGTCAACCCGCACGTCAACGCGATCACCAACCGGTTCTACGACCAAGCCCGGCAGCAGGCGGCCGACGCCGACCAGCGCTACCGCGACGGAACCGCGCGCCCGCTCGAGGGAATTCCCTTCGCCGTGAAGGAACTGCACCCCGTGAAGGGCGTGACGACGTCGTGGGGCTCCAAGATCTTCGAAGGCGTTGAGGCCGACCACACGCTGCCGGCCATGCAGCGCATGTTCGACGCCGGCGCCATCATGCACATCCGCACCACCACGCCGGAGTTCGCCCACGCCGGCCACTGCCACAGCCCGCTTTACGGCATCACCCGCAACCCGTGGAACCTCGACTTCAGCAGCGGCGGCTCGTCGGGCGGGTCGTCCGTCGCCGTCGCGACCGGCATGGCCCTGCTGGCCGGAGGCGACGACGGTGGTGGTTCGCTGCGCATGCCCGCGTCGTCGTGCGGGATCGTCGGGTACAAGGCGCCGTTCGGACGCAACCCCTCGGCGCTGCTGGACACGATGTTCGAGGCCATCGTGCACGTCGGCGTGCTCGGCCGGACGGTCGGCGACGTCGCGCTCGCGCAGAACGTGGTCTCCGGCCAGCACCCGGACGACATCACGACGCTGCGCGAGCGCGTGACGATTCCCGCTGGTCCCGGCTCTGTGGCGGGCCTGCGGATCGCGTACTCGCCGGACCTGGGTTACGTCGAGGTCGACACCGAGGTAGCGCGGAAAACGGAGGAAGCCGTCGCGAAGCTGGCCGAGGCCGGTGCCGTGGTGGAGCAGGTGGATCTCGGCTGGAACGAAAGCACCTACGACGCCTGGGTCACGCACTGGCAGGGGCTGTTCGCGGCGATCGCCGGGGACCACGTCCCGCAGTGGCAGTACAAAATGGACCCGTTCGTGCGCCACCTCATCCTGCAGGGCCGGCAGCTCGACCACGTGCGGGTGAAGAAGACGGAGCTCGTGCGCACGGAAATGTGGACGAAGCTGTCAGCCGTGTTCGCGGACTACGACCTGATGGTGTGCCCGACCCAAGCCGTGCCCGCGCCGGCCGCGAACCACCAGAACGACGACAAGTCCTTCACCGTCAACGGAAAACCGGTCGACGCGTACCTCGCGTGGGCGCTGACCTACCCGTTCAACCTGCTGAGCCAGCTCCCAGTGCTCACCGTGCCGTCGGGCGTCAGCTCGTCGGGGGTGCCGACGGGGCTGCAGATCGTCGGCAAGCCGTACCACGACGAGGCGGTGTTCTCGGCGGCGAAGGCGTTCGAGGCCGTCGCGCCGTGGGCGCAGCGGCACCCGAACCTTTAG
- a CDS encoding SDR family oxidoreductase: MTSNETTQRVAIVTGGSGGIGRVVAERLAKDGMQVLVHYSGNPQRADEVVAAITAAGGTASSAQADVADEAQVEALFDTAEQRYGGVDVVVHTAGIMLLAPLTELKLDDLDRMHRVNIRGTFVVDQQAARRLRSGGALINFSTSVTKLALNNYTAYAASKGAVDAITLILARELRGRDITVNAVAPGPTATALFLEGKPQEVIDRLAKVPPLERLAVPEDVAEAVAFLAGPARWVNGQVIYANGGAI, translated from the coding sequence ATGACCAGCAACGAGACCACGCAGCGTGTCGCGATCGTGACCGGCGGGTCGGGCGGAATCGGCCGGGTCGTGGCCGAGCGCCTGGCCAAGGACGGCATGCAGGTGCTGGTGCACTACTCGGGCAACCCGCAGCGCGCCGACGAGGTCGTGGCCGCGATCACCGCCGCCGGCGGCACCGCGAGCTCGGCGCAGGCCGACGTGGCGGACGAGGCCCAGGTCGAGGCCCTGTTCGACACCGCGGAGCAGCGTTACGGCGGGGTCGACGTGGTCGTGCACACCGCCGGGATCATGCTCCTGGCCCCGCTGACCGAGCTCAAGCTCGACGACCTGGACCGCATGCACCGCGTCAACATCCGCGGCACCTTCGTGGTCGACCAGCAGGCCGCCCGCCGGCTGCGCTCCGGCGGCGCCCTGATCAACTTCTCGACGTCGGTGACCAAGCTGGCGCTGAACAACTACACCGCCTACGCCGCTTCCAAGGGCGCGGTCGACGCGATCACCCTGATCCTGGCCCGCGAGCTGCGCGGACGTGACATCACCGTCAACGCCGTGGCCCCCGGCCCCACCGCCACCGCGCTGTTCCTCGAAGGCAAGCCGCAGGAAGTCATCGACCGCCTCGCCAAGGTCCCGCCGCTCGAGCGCCTCGCCGTGCCCGAAGACGTCGCCGAAGCCGTCGCCTTCCTCGCCGGCCCGGCCCGCTGGGTCAACGGCCAGGTCATCTACGCCAACGGCGGAGCCATCTGA
- a CDS encoding DUF427 domain-containing protein, with the protein MAQPTQKIPGPDHPITVEVNLARVLVKLGDTVIADTTRAQVLRESTYPAVQYIPREDVDFAALARTEHHTYCPYKGNASYYSLTPAGSAGDNAVWTYEEPYDAVSPIRDHLAFYADRVSIEELPA; encoded by the coding sequence ATGGCCCAACCCACGCAGAAGATCCCCGGCCCCGACCACCCGATCACGGTCGAGGTCAACCTGGCGCGCGTGCTCGTGAAGCTGGGCGACACGGTCATCGCCGACACGACCCGGGCGCAGGTGCTGCGCGAGTCCACCTACCCGGCGGTGCAGTACATCCCGCGTGAGGACGTCGACTTCGCAGCCCTCGCGCGGACCGAGCACCACACGTACTGCCCGTACAAGGGCAACGCGTCCTACTACTCTCTGACCCCGGCCGGCTCCGCGGGCGACAACGCCGTCTGGACGTACGAGGAGCCCTACGACGCGGTGTCCCCGATCAGGGACCACCTCGCGTTCTACGCGGACCGCGTCTCGATCGAGGAACTGCCCGCCTGA
- a CDS encoding HupE/UreJ family protein → MPRPLRRFARLATVFAFAALTVILGTTTASAHGFSSVVYADVTSPDSGQVRAELGLEYDLLVVSAADYEHDDPLFKQGTAAFDAKDSAAQAKALEDHSAAVLKYVTERFHVSTESPCTPTKDGGFRMEQREGVPYALLDLDYRCGSADAHEVRSALFPDAEGYVRDTKTVVTYDLDLTSGSAALDAHQPSFSTQQSFGERFWEFFRLGAEHLLTGLDHILFLLALIAGSRRLREIVLAATTFTLAHSVTFVLAALGLVTVPAAIIEPLIALSIAVVAAWPLWRLWRRKVNGIEDDLTGDGHFSLDRTGWTRLAVVFCFGLCHGLGFASALGIDTAWSWTLLWSLLVFNVGIETVQLAIIAIVFPLLVLIRRRATFAPQWTTGVIAAAVSVMGLTWFVERIAAG, encoded by the coding sequence ATGCCCCGCCCCCTCAGACGCTTCGCCCGCCTGGCAACAGTTTTCGCGTTCGCCGCGCTGACGGTTATTCTCGGTACCACGACCGCGTCCGCGCACGGGTTTTCGTCGGTCGTCTACGCCGACGTCACCTCGCCCGATTCCGGACAGGTGCGAGCGGAGCTGGGGCTCGAATACGACCTGCTGGTCGTCTCCGCCGCCGACTACGAGCACGACGACCCGCTGTTCAAGCAGGGCACTGCGGCGTTCGACGCGAAAGATTCCGCCGCACAGGCGAAGGCGCTCGAAGACCATTCGGCCGCCGTGCTCAAGTATGTGACGGAACGCTTCCACGTGAGCACGGAAAGTCCCTGCACGCCAACGAAAGACGGCGGTTTCCGCATGGAGCAGCGGGAAGGTGTGCCCTACGCGCTGCTCGACCTCGACTACCGCTGCGGCAGCGCCGATGCCCACGAGGTGCGCAGCGCACTGTTCCCTGATGCCGAGGGTTACGTCCGCGACACCAAGACCGTCGTCACCTACGACCTCGACCTGACCTCGGGCAGCGCCGCCCTCGACGCGCACCAGCCGTCGTTCTCCACGCAGCAGTCGTTCGGCGAGCGGTTCTGGGAGTTCTTCCGGCTCGGCGCGGAACACCTGCTCACCGGTCTCGACCACATCCTTTTCCTGCTCGCGCTCATCGCCGGCTCCCGGCGCCTGCGCGAGATCGTGCTGGCGGCGACCACGTTCACGCTGGCCCACTCCGTCACGTTCGTGCTGGCCGCGCTGGGGCTGGTGACGGTGCCGGCCGCGATCATCGAGCCCCTCATCGCCCTCTCGATCGCCGTGGTCGCGGCCTGGCCGCTGTGGCGGCTGTGGCGGCGCAAGGTCAACGGCATCGAGGACGACCTCACCGGCGACGGCCACTTCAGCCTCGACCGCACCGGGTGGACTCGGCTCGCTGTGGTGTTCTGCTTCGGCCTCTGCCACGGCCTCGGGTTCGCTTCAGCCCTGGGTATCGACACCGCGTGGTCTTGGACACTTCTGTGGTCGCTGCTCGTGTTCAACGTCGGTATCGAGACGGTGCAGCTGGCGATCATCGCGATCGTTTTCCCGCTTCTCGTGCTGATCCGCCGCCGCGCGACCTTCGCTCCACAGTGGACGACCGGGGTCATCGCGGCGGCCGTTTCAGTGATGGGGCTCACCTGGTTCGTGGAGCGCATCGCGGCGGGCTGA
- a CDS encoding SDR family oxidoreductase: MSQTIVITGASSGFGALTARALAEGGHTVYAGMRETAGRNAPQVQAVADYSKEHDVDLRAIELDVNSQDSIDAAVARIEADRGTIDVLIHNAGHMVTGPAEAFTPEQLAELYDVNVLSTQRVNRAVLPGMRRRGEGLVVWVSSSSVKGGTPPYLAPYFAAKAGMDALAVSYSTELTRWGIETSIVVPGAFTSGTNHFAHSGRPADDAVVADYETKYAGLMEQVSGKLAALEPADADVSSVAAEIARIVAMPRGERPYRVIIDPSDDGSAEVSAVADRIHREFYERIDLADLLTIRK; this comes from the coding sequence ATGTCCCAGACCATCGTCATCACCGGTGCTTCCAGCGGCTTCGGCGCCCTCACCGCCCGCGCGCTGGCCGAGGGGGGCCACACCGTCTACGCCGGCATGCGCGAGACGGCCGGCCGCAACGCCCCGCAGGTCCAGGCCGTCGCCGACTACTCGAAGGAGCACGATGTCGACCTGCGTGCCATCGAGCTGGACGTGAACTCGCAGGACTCCATCGACGCGGCTGTCGCACGGATCGAGGCCGACAGAGGCACCATCGACGTGCTGATCCACAACGCCGGTCACATGGTCACCGGCCCGGCCGAGGCCTTCACGCCGGAACAGCTCGCGGAACTCTACGACGTGAACGTGCTCAGCACCCAGCGCGTGAACCGCGCCGTGCTGCCCGGCATGCGCCGCCGTGGCGAGGGCCTGGTCGTGTGGGTCTCCAGCTCCAGCGTCAAGGGCGGCACCCCGCCGTACCTCGCGCCGTACTTCGCCGCGAAGGCCGGCATGGACGCCCTCGCCGTCAGCTACTCGACCGAGCTGACCCGGTGGGGCATCGAGACGTCGATCGTGGTCCCCGGCGCCTTCACCTCGGGCACCAACCACTTCGCCCACTCGGGCCGCCCGGCCGACGACGCCGTGGTCGCCGACTACGAGACCAAGTACGCCGGCCTGATGGAGCAGGTCTCGGGCAAGCTCGCCGCCCTGGAGCCGGCCGACGCCGACGTCTCTTCGGTCGCCGCCGAGATCGCCCGCATCGTCGCCATGCCCCGCGGCGAACGTCCGTACCGCGTGATCATCGACCCGTCCGACGACGGTTCGGCCGAGGTCTCGGCGGTCGCCGACCGCATCCACCGCGAGTTCTACGAGCGCATCGACCTGGCGGATCTGCTCACGATCCGGAAGTGA
- a CDS encoding metallophosphoesterase family protein: MKPSRSGRNLAFGIATVGVSLMLAFGNGSATAATWTPTPPAKANTIVLGVGAKESQRVLSWYTDTNADQTVELVPTNWLNHGKFPTNAKKFSAVIGSNAVNGGFNAHVTLDGLQQNTAYSYRIGNGDGWSPTYSFKTQSFKGDFDFLFYGDPQIGSSGDVAKDGAGWADTLNVSLAANPKAELLVSGGDQVESANIEADWDAFLGSDKLRQYPWAATIGNHDVGGKAYEQHFWTPNTDRSTPFYNGSQNTNSGGDYWYTYKGVLFIDLNSNAYANNADEAHIAYVTDVIKKHGGEAKYTVLVYHHSIYSPADHANDGDNQLRRQDFPTAFSNLGVDLVLQGHDHSYSRSYVIKNGKKANPAEQPSATQVQQGPGGVVYVTANSASGSKYYDLTDPDTTKDPNYGADPLNPDNHWANSVENQEHVRTYVKVEVRDDKLMVENVRSGTCAAPNAAVERGNVKWCGPDEGASPAGKVGSLVDQVVIHPYKPGNNSGHGDDGHGNDGHGHDDHDGPHWLSQTLGTLGSTLTALS, encoded by the coding sequence ATGAAACCTTCCAGATCCGGGCGGAACCTCGCCTTCGGCATCGCGACGGTGGGCGTGAGCCTCATGCTCGCGTTCGGCAACGGTTCGGCGACTGCCGCCACGTGGACGCCGACCCCGCCGGCCAAGGCGAACACCATCGTCCTCGGTGTCGGCGCCAAGGAATCGCAGCGCGTGTTGTCCTGGTACACCGACACCAACGCCGACCAGACGGTCGAACTGGTGCCGACCAACTGGCTCAACCACGGCAAGTTCCCCACCAACGCCAAGAAGTTCTCGGCGGTCATTGGCAGCAACGCGGTCAACGGTGGGTTCAACGCGCACGTCACGCTCGACGGCTTGCAGCAGAACACGGCGTACTCCTACCGCATCGGCAACGGTGACGGCTGGTCGCCGACGTACTCCTTCAAGACGCAGTCGTTCAAGGGCGACTTCGACTTCCTGTTCTACGGTGACCCGCAGATCGGTTCGTCGGGTGATGTCGCGAAGGACGGGGCCGGCTGGGCCGACACCCTGAACGTGTCGCTGGCCGCCAACCCGAAGGCCGAGCTCCTCGTGTCGGGTGGCGACCAGGTCGAGTCCGCCAACATCGAGGCGGACTGGGACGCGTTCCTCGGCTCGGACAAGCTGCGCCAGTACCCGTGGGCCGCCACCATCGGCAACCACGACGTCGGCGGCAAGGCCTACGAGCAGCACTTCTGGACGCCGAACACCGACCGTTCGACGCCGTTTTACAACGGTTCGCAGAACACGAACTCCGGTGGCGACTACTGGTACACCTACAAGGGTGTGCTGTTCATCGACCTGAACAGCAACGCCTACGCCAACAATGCGGACGAGGCGCACATCGCCTACGTCACCGACGTGATCAAGAAGCACGGCGGCGAGGCCAAGTACACGGTGCTCGTGTACCACCACTCGATCTACTCGCCGGCGGACCACGCCAACGACGGTGACAACCAGCTGCGCCGCCAGGACTTCCCGACGGCGTTCTCCAACCTGGGTGTCGACCTGGTCCTGCAGGGTCACGACCACAGCTACTCGCGCAGCTACGTGATCAAGAACGGCAAGAAGGCCAACCCGGCCGAGCAGCCGAGCGCCACGCAGGTCCAGCAGGGTCCGGGCGGCGTCGTCTACGTGACGGCGAACTCCGCGTCGGGGTCGAAGTACTACGACCTCACCGACCCGGACACCACGAAGGACCCGAACTACGGGGCCGACCCGCTCAACCCGGACAACCACTGGGCCAACTCGGTCGAGAACCAGGAGCACGTGCGCACCTATGTCAAGGTCGAGGTGCGGGACGACAAGCTGATGGTCGAGAACGTCCGCAGTGGCACCTGTGCCGCTCCGAACGCCGCCGTCGAGCGCGGCAACGTCAAGTGGTGCGGTCCGGACGAGGGCGCTTCGCCCGCGGGCAAGGTCGGTTCCCTGGTCGACCAGGTCGTCATCCACCCGTACAAGCCGGGCAACAACAGCGGCCACGGTGACGACGGTCATGGCAATGACGGTCACGGTCACGACGATCACGACGGTCCGCACTGGCTGAGCCAGACCCTCGGCACGCTCGGCTCCACGCTCACCGCGCTGAGCTGA